Within the Fundulus heteroclitus isolate FHET01 unplaced genomic scaffold, MU-UCD_Fhet_4.1 scaffold_82, whole genome shotgun sequence genome, the region CCTCCCCGGCCTCCTGCTCGGCCTCGGCCCCTCCTCTTCCCGCCGTGCGCTCTCCTCTCGTCCCTTGCTCCCCTCGTGTTTGAcgctcctctctgtctctgctccCTCCGTCCTCCGGAGCTGCCGCTAGTGTCCGATGACCTCCGGAGTCGGCCGATGGTAGCCTCGATAAAATCCATCACGTCGTCAAACTGGTCTGGATAGGGAGCTGTCGTGTCATCTGAAAGGCGAAGGAGCAAGAGGTCAGTTTAGGAATCTGCTGTTCAtctatgctggtgaagattctcagtcatccaggtcatggtcattccaaaaaaagtaaaaaacaaagcaactggacttgttttccgtagttgaagacgtttcgcttcctctccaggaagctttctcaattcaaaaagtctggagtaatggaAAAcgacagaaaacaagtccagttgctttgtttttttactttttttggaatgacctgCTGTTCATCGACGGCTTTTAAAGTGAATATACTATATAGGTAAAAGTATTGAGTCATACACAGGAACTTTAATGACCAGCTGCTCTTATTACAAagacttaggctacgttcacactgcaggtcctAATGCTcatttccgatttttttgtgaaatctgattttttttgcgtgtccgttcacatttccaaatatatgcaactagtatgtgatctcctgtgtgaactgaatgatgcgttcaacctaagtgtcccggaTGCggactcgaggacgcgatgacgtcacacgtagcaagcgtcctcattgtttgcggaagtaaacatggattataatgctgccgcgcattttgcggtctttaatttattttctaaccggagctttccctccactgaatgctctcctcattgtagccgctatgggtgtcgtctttcttcccgcttctgcatagcaggacgcagaatagtgacgtttgtcgagtatcggtgacgtacaggtcggataaatgcgactcggccgtacagacacaggtcgcatttgaaaagatcagatacgtatcggattcaggaccacatatccaagtggcctgggtcgcatttgaaaaaatccgatctgtgttgttcagactgtcataaaaagatcagatcctggtcgcatatgggcaaaaaaaatcggaattgggtcacttcaggctgcagtgtgaacgtagcctaagtgtAACTATAACAGCGTCAACTGATGTAGGAAGAGTTCTAACAATGTTTATGAGTTTTACTAAAGGAGTTCATATGCTGGTGTTGGATAAGAAGGACTAatgctctaattcatcccaaattCCCTCTGTCACATTTGGTCAGGACTCTGTGGACTGGTCTAATTCATCCACACCAGACTCactcatccatgtctttatggaccgTGCTTTGTGCAGTCCTGTTGGAAGAGGAAAGGGTCACCTCCAAACTGCTCCCACAAAGCCGGGACCAGAGAGTTGtcccaaaaataacaacaacccCCCActagagccccccccccctccaccaaactttacatGTGGCACAGTGCTGTCAGGCAGCACTAAACTAGTCCATTGTATTGCCTGAGAGAGGTGGTTCGTCTCTCCGGAGAACACATCTCCCCTTTTCCAAAGTCCAGGGATGGCGTGCGTCAAAACCAGCGGGTCCAACACTTTGCATTGCTGCCGGTGATTTAAGCCTTACATGCGGCCGGGGAAACCCATTCAATGAAACTCTCTGTTCTATCATGCAAATTATTTCATGTTGTTCTGTAAACAGGCAGGTgttctttttccccccctactgttaacttgaatattgcatattttagttttttttactgtgtgtgctatattatcaataattgcgCAATATATACTCTGGCCTTTATTTTTCACTTAATTTTTTGGCATTTCTGATGAAGCTTatcctctgctgctttagatctaaatttagattagattatcttttttttctactacTCTAAACCGTGAgtaactctgtctgtgtcttgttttattgtaattctGGTGGTTGGGGCTGGCAAGggtatttctacattttatcagtttttaCCGGCGTACAGCACATTAGTCAACGGTGTTgtttataaagtgctttataaatcaaGTTTGTACTGTATTGTACTGTCATGGGCAAATTTCCCCAtcgtgggacaataaaggatttctTATCTTCTTGGGCCAAAATAAAGACCACAACAAGTTTGGAGCTGACCAACCCTCTTTGCATGAGTTTAAGCTGAGCTGCTAGTTTTCCAGCCTGCATGCTTAGATACAGGATTTTTTACTCCTGTGGCCATGAAAGTAATTTGCTGCAGTAACAAACATTTCAGTAATCGAGTATTCAAATAATTATAATGAGAATTAATCAAGTAATCTGATAAAAAAATGGTACAATCTAAAGCCATTTAATTTAACTACTTAAGCATATTGTATAAGTAatagaaatacaaataaaaacgtaagtaaagaaataattttGAGGAATCGTTTCAGCCCTAATTTGAACACCTGATGATTTGAAAAGGTGAGTGAATCTTTATGCTACATAGTCCATCTCCTCGTGCTCTGACAAAATGCaggagcagaaaaacaaagcaggaaaaGGGAAGGTTTGATTGACtccaggtgtttgtgttttgattttcttttgtgtgtattttgactagttattttattttcccagaTCATGATAACTCATCTGATTGCTCTCACCTATATTCTGCCTCATTTTTCTCATCCCCTTCCTCTGTATGTAAACTCCCTggtttcttctctctctcctggTTTCTCTGTCCTCTATGTAGTCTTGCCTCATTCTCCATTTAAAGACTATTTGtaaattttttcacattttctaaaGAACTTCGTTCTTGCCATGAACGAGTCTCTGCATTTTGGTCCTCCTTTAACCGTACATGACAACCAAAccaaccaaaataaacatttctcagATAAGGAATGACTAAAGAGCATGTTTATTTTCTATGAGATAATCTTTACAACGAAGAGTTTTGTCATATAAGATTATTTCTCTGCTTACACAGCCAATTAGACTGTTCTTCATTTCACTCCTCCATTTGGCACCTTcctttgattattgagccgatgtgacacgtgaatttctccactgtaaGATCAATGatgtctatcttatcttatgttatgttatgttatgttattttgCACTTTTTAATTTTAGACTTCCCGTCTATTCATCCACTTTCCTTCACTTATCTGAGATCTGGTCAGGGAAGTGACTGTTTCAGAAGAGAAACCTTGTTATCACTCTTCTCAGCAACACTGACTTATTCTGGACGATCCAAAAGCATACCTAAGCAACCTGATTCTGGGTCACCTCCCAACCTCCAAAGCAAGGCACCCAAGAGGCATCCTAAACTCTCACCCAAACCTCGTTAATTGGCTTCTTTCAATCTGGCATGGCTTTGAGTCCCGCCAATGACAGCGCTCCACATCCTGTTTCTAAAGCTGAGTCCAGCCACGGCATGGATGAAGCTCAGGTCAGCCCCTCTGATCCAGAAATCTTGTTTTGGTCATGATTCTTACCTCATGACCATAAGTGAAGGTTGGTAGACTGGTTtcaagagttttctttttttgttgcttttttacttagctctttcttcaccatgAAAGCTGGGAGAAGTCCTCCTACCATCATTAGTGAGCAAGAAATCAAAACGCCTGAACTCCTCCACTTGAGGCAGGCACTGACTCTTAATCTGGTGAAAGCTAGTCCCTAaaagtctttttgtatatttgggTACTAAAACAACTTATCAACCATGCATCAGTTCATACCTGCTTTGGGGATATTTCATATGGGTTTTGACAACCAATGACTTAAAGTCTTTGCTGCTAATCTGCTCCCAGATAATGATAATGTGTTTATGCGacttcaaaacaaataaaataaaaaccctacCAGCAGAAATCACTAATAGTTATTTTTTGTTCAATGAGACTTTATAAtccatcttattttatgggtgaACTGGTCCAAATCAGATCCATAGAGGGTGTGATGAAAAAGCTACAGGTTATAATTTACAACCATgttcaatccaaaaaaaggtaaaaaaaaaaaaaaaatagaactggacttttattctgaagctgaacacTGGGTGTGAATTCAGCCAATGGGTAAAATGTTACTAAATATCTTCACGAAGATAAACAACAGCACACAAAAGCAAAGGCAGTGCTTGTCAAAGCTTCCATTAGTGTGAATGTGGCTCTGAAACAGTGTCTTTTAAACCTAGTTGGGGTTTCTGTTCTCAATCACCACCTATTTAGCGTATGTTATATAAATACAGCACTTTGTACTTTCATTCACACAACAATGAACACATCAGGAGCAATAGTAGTTTCAGTCTCGTGCCTGAAGGCACTTTCAGCACATTTCAGGAGGGAGGCAAGAGGACCGCCTCACTAACACCGATCTATGATTGTCCCAAAACAGGATGACGATCTAATTTGATCTTTTATAACTTCTTTAATAATACAAATGCTTTATATGTAGAAAtgaattacacttttttttttacatcaaaggaaaatgaaaatgtaGTTTGCACCACTTTCAGTAATACTATTTTGATTTTTCTACATAGAATCAATCTTTTTCCTTTCAGCCTTTATTTCTGACAAGACTCTCCGAACGAGCTCGAGCTTCAAATGGCTAATTAAAAGGTCCGAgctgcaaaacattttgttggCTTCAATTGTTTATTCTGTTCCTGGCgtttaattattctttttttgtgtttgtgaagCTGCAAAACGCAATGAGTCATTGCACCAAAGCGCCACTCCATCACTTTGACCACCAATTCAAGAAAACCTGCATTTTGACTTCCCACCTATCTAAACACTTTGCTGACAACACCCCGTCCCTCAGGGGAGCAACACGCCTCTATGAAAACAGGCGAGGAAGCAGTGAATTTAGCTTAAAATGAACAGGAGGGACTCAAAGAATGCCTTAAGGAGCGCAAAATGCTTAATCAGACTCCAAACTACCTCACACGTCAGTGTGATGGGGTCTATCGGCATCTGTGGGAAGCAAGTGCAACCCCACCCTATGATCAACAGGTCCTAAAGGATCTATAACTAATATCCTGGCACCAAAAGCTCCAGCACACCGCCTGATGTTGGAGACAAGCTCAACATTTGTTGTTTGGTCAGAATCTAATGGGTCAACATTTATGTGCGTTTCATTTATAGGTTCAAAAATGTTTCCAGAGATTGGAAAAAACATTGTGAAATTCACAGAGCCTTCCCAAACAATGCAGCCACTCATTTTCTTTGGGATTTtacgtgatagaccaacacaaagtagtgtaaacttctgaagtggaaggaaaattatacttagctttattattattattaatttttttatatatataaatagtatTCTAAAAAAAGTGTTGCACGTTTTTAGATGTCCACAAAGAATCACAATTGTAGCTCTACGTGTTTTAAAAAGGGAACATTTTTGGCCATTCTTCTTTGcgaaatagctcaagctcagtcaggttgGATGGAGCACATCAGTGAACATCAACATTAAGCTTTTCACcgtagatttttttatttgatttcaatCTGGCTTTTCTAAAATAACATGCTTTGATCAAAACCATTACATAGCAGCTGTAATGCTCTCCGTATCTGGTATGTTATTTTTCGGGGGCCGGTCATGGCTTGGTAGTTTTTTTTAGCTGGGCCACATTCTATTCATGTTAGGATGTTTAAAGCTTTGGATACTGTTTTATTACCTAACTCTGAtttgaacttctccacaactaTCTTCACGACCTGTCTGGTGTCTTCATTGTATTGTTTATTCACCAAAGACATCAAACAAACCTCTAAGCCTTCAcaggttaaattaaattaagttgGTGGAAAACAGGTGCtttctgaaggcagttggttccactggattTCATATGGTGGTATGAAACTAAAAGAGATTAAAtagaaatgcaaattttttccATTTCCCTGCTATTTCTGATGATGCACtagtttgttttggtctatcgcAAAATAATCCCATTAAAATATGTTGAGGTTTGTtgataacatgaaaaaaaatgacttctACTACTATAACTTATAACTGTAGACAAGATTTACTGtcaaagtaaatatttaaataaactgttttctctAAGGACCAAAATTAGGTTTTAAATTCAGaatgtattaaaaaacaaatttgtaaTTTGTGCATTTAATGCTTACTGAAATGATGCTAATCTGAAAATATGTTGAACAATAAAACCCTAAACACCAATTTAAGTTAAAATAGGTATATCCACTTAATTAaactaaatgtattaaaataaaagttacttTTCTTCCAGGTATCTattgtttctgtatttttatcattttatctgGTAAGGCCCGGGGGAAACATCCGTGTTTCCAACTCTCTTTTGCCAGCACTTCTATCTCaaagcttaaaaaacaaacaaaaaaaaaaatcaaacacatcCTGGTTTGATTGTGacccctgcagattttcacctTTCAGCCAGAGCTTGTGAGCTTTCATACGGGAACTGCATGGTTTGATACAGTGAAGAACAAACAAATTGCTAATGTCTTTAAATGTCCGATGGATGCACAGCCTTGAAAGGCTGCAAAGAGGAGAAATCATATGCTCCAAGTTACAGTATTTGGATGAAACAACTAAAAATATGCTGCAGCACAACTCTGCACCATCtgctctgagaaaaaaaaagaggacccTCCTGAATTCCATGTTGAGCCAATTAAGGAGTGACGTGAACGCCCGCAGGTACGGGAACAAGGGACTGGGCTGTAAATAAGCACCTCTTTGTCATGACTCAATTAGTCAAATGCTAATTATATTACCTGGGCAAGTCTTACGTGCATCAAGGAGTCACAGCCAGCGGGGTGAGATATCTGGCAGGTGGCGTTGCGGTTAACGTGGCATCTATTCTGCAGTGTCGCCTGTCTCTTCTTCTTTACCTGCGCTATCCGATCTGCCTGAGTGCCACAGCTGATTAGGCCGCCCTGCGTGTATCAGGTGAACTATGGGGCCAATCTGTTTAGACACACCTATCCTTTGATTTAGACACCTTCCATTGTGTGTCAGCCGAAAGACATCCAGGCCACAGAGCGCACCTGCCGACAGAATATACGGTGCACCAACTAATGAGCTGAATCAATTTCTGCCATTGCTTTGCCGAACCGATTCCACAGACACGGCTCACTGTcttaaaacagacagaaatgtgGCAGAAAGGGGGGGATAAAACATCCTCAAACTTGAACTTTCTTTACAGGATTTTGTCTTCTTAAACATTGTTTACGATCTAACGCCATAGTTTCCCAGTCCAAATTTCCAGAgttctcacactgcaaaaacggaactaaaaataagtaaaatgttcttaaagttagtgtatttgtccttgatttgagcaggtaaataagatgatttgccaatggaataagatttttgcacttaaaatgggaacaactcatctccatcatcttattacaagtgcagggtgtctaattatcttattttaggggtcgaaatactcattccattggcagataatcatggaccaatacactaactttaagaacattttacttatctttagatccgtttttgaaGTGCAGTCCTTTTCacagcaaatattttaaatataaacaaagaTGCACTATTAATTAATGGCAGAGAAAGAGCTCAATTTAAATATAGATCCTGCAGAAACCTGATGATGTCTGCATGGGAATGGGTTTGGAAATATAACTAGAATTACTTTGTCTAATTTATTTCCCATTCTCACCCAGACCTGGAAACACAGCCCAATTCCAACCGTCCTCAGACTGTGTAGGAACCCCGTTTTAAGACGAGTTCCCTTTAAAAGCTGAAGCCTGCAGATTCCAGCCTCAAAATTTagcagcaaaaatgtttttttttttagcattttatttgacattaagCATGAACCCGATGCTCTATCCTCTCTCCGCGTTGCCGTTTTGTTTACACTGACTGCTCCTGAAGACTTCGCCGTCTGGGGAGACACTGCAGATCGGTGATGTCACCGCGCTCCAAACACAATATGAAGTGGCAAAGACAAACACTTGCCCCAAATGTTCCATGCCTTATCTAGGTCTTAGCTGTGATTACTCCAAAGTGAGGATGATACAGTGTCACACTGATCCAAACAGAATAAATTCCTGCCCAACGTCTCTGCTGGAAGGAATATAAACACAAGACGCTTGTTGGGTGCTTCAGAACAGCCTTTccccccttaaaaaaaaaaaaaaaaaacacccaaccTCCTGTGACCCGGTTCACGGTGCCTCCTCTAAAACCTGCCATGATTTCTGAGCTTTGGCAGATGGGTAAAGGTCACGGGTGTCTGCGCCGCGGAGAGGCAGGGATGAATGTAAACAAGGGGAGACAGGGAAATGTGAAAAGCGGAGTCTGCTGGGGATTTGGAGCTGTTCAGAGTCTTGTCCGCGCTGCTGGTCTGTTTAGACAACACGATGATGTAACACAAAGGCAGAGATGAAACTCAAATTAAGACCTTCTATCTGATAACCTTTGCGCTGCACCATCCACCCAGAGGTAATAACGCTACGGGGTGTTTCTCGTGGCCGATTAGTCGAGACTCACCGCCTTACCCGGCATCTAGATGCAGCCGAGTGATAATTGTGTGCGTTCAGAGTCTACATGGCGTCCTGTCCTGGCTGCTTAGGCAGACAGCTTCCCTTACTGTGTCAGGACGGATTTGCTCCACAAAAGACGGGAAAACGGGTCGTTCCCCTGGTAGCTGATTGACTCTAATTAACCAGAAGCCCAATTTACCAAGGCCGAGCACTGAAGGTCTATAACCGATGCCGCTCAAAAGAGAACAGCTTGCCGCTGCACATCTTTATGAGACGTCTTACACTGATCTTCCATGGAGATCTCCTGCAGGTTGCGCTCTTCACGCTGGAACAGTGGCTCTTCGTCTTCCACGGACGGGGACCCAGAATCACGGTAGCTGCTGGGGAAGCGAGTCCTCTTGGCTGGCTGAGTGTTTTGGTAGAGAGGCCGTGTGGCGACGGAGGTCAGGAGCAAGAAACACGTGGCCAGAACATCCCATAACTTCATCTTAGACTCAGTTCCTATGATGAAagctgcaaaaataaacaaaggtgTCAGGGCGCTGCGGCTGCATGTTATCGTGTTTAAATCATCGAG harbors:
- the gdnfa gene encoding glial cell line-derived neurotrophic factor — protein: MKLWDVLATCFLLLTSVATRPLYQNTQPAKRTRFPSSYRDSGSPSVEDEEPLFQREERNLQEISMEDQYDTTAPYPDQFDDVMDFIEATIGRLRRSSDTSGSSGGRREQRQRGASNTRGARDERRAHGGKRRGRGRAGGRGGKGGGGEREKERISVQSRGCLLKEVHLNVTDLGLGYQTKEELIFRYCSGPCIEAETNYDKILNNLTHNKKLDKDTPSRTCCRPIAFDDDLSFLDDNVVYHTLKKHSARKCGCV